In a single window of the Hoyosella subflava DQS3-9A1 genome:
- a CDS encoding zinc-binding alcohol dehydrogenase family protein gives MRAWRVTVPGPVGLAPDARAPLTMVTEEVPEPADDELLVRVAACGVCRTDLHVVEGDLPVHHPHVTPGHEVVGEIVASGAGVRGGFSAGDRVGVAWLRHTCGVCRYCRRGAENLCLSSRYTGWDADGGYADYATVPAKYALTLPAGYSDAELAPLLCAGIIGYHALLRAEVPKGGTLGIYGFGGSAHLTAQVAIAQGARVHVMTRGDHARSLARELGAASAQGAAERPPEPLDSAILFAPVGELVLPALEALDAGGTLALAGIHLTDIPPLNYQRHLFRERQIRSVTSNTRAQAQEFLDFAGRHSLSVTSHEYALESADQALRDLAAGRFSGAAVLVP, from the coding sequence ATGCGCGCATGGCGGGTGACGGTGCCGGGCCCAGTCGGGCTTGCCCCAGATGCGCGGGCACCGCTGACTATGGTGACCGAGGAGGTACCAGAACCGGCGGACGACGAGCTACTCGTGCGCGTAGCGGCGTGTGGAGTCTGCCGCACTGATCTGCACGTTGTCGAAGGTGACCTGCCCGTGCACCACCCGCACGTCACGCCCGGACACGAAGTCGTAGGCGAAATCGTCGCTTCCGGTGCTGGAGTACGAGGAGGCTTCTCGGCAGGAGATCGCGTCGGTGTTGCGTGGCTGCGGCATACATGCGGTGTGTGCCGTTACTGCCGCCGCGGCGCCGAGAACCTGTGCTTGAGTTCACGCTACACAGGCTGGGATGCGGACGGTGGCTATGCCGACTATGCGACGGTGCCCGCTAAGTACGCACTGACTCTCCCTGCGGGCTATTCGGATGCTGAACTCGCCCCGTTGCTCTGCGCAGGAATCATTGGTTACCACGCTTTGCTCCGCGCGGAGGTTCCAAAAGGCGGCACACTGGGTATATATGGTTTCGGCGGCAGTGCACATTTGACTGCCCAGGTCGCGATCGCGCAGGGCGCCCGAGTGCATGTGATGACGCGTGGTGACCATGCGCGGTCACTCGCTCGTGAACTCGGTGCAGCCTCCGCCCAAGGTGCAGCAGAACGTCCTCCGGAGCCGCTCGATTCAGCGATCCTCTTCGCCCCCGTCGGTGAACTCGTACTTCCCGCACTCGAGGCGCTGGATGCGGGCGGCACGCTCGCGCTTGCGGGGATTCACCTTACAGATATTCCGCCTCTGAACTATCAGCGTCATCTGTTCCGTGAGCGTCAGATTCGAAGCGTCACGTCGAATACGCGCGCGCAGGCGCAGGAGTTTCTTGACTTCGCTGGCAGGCATTCGTTGTCGGTCACGAGTCACGAGTACGCGCTTGAGTCGGCGGACCAGGCGCTTCGTGACCTCGCTGCGGGCCGATTCAGCGGAGCCGCGGTCCTCGTCCCATAA
- a CDS encoding alpha/beta fold hydrolase, with amino-acid sequence MDLAYQIYGEGPTLVLVHGVVHRQQAWSPVIAKLAEHRRVVTVDLPGHGLSPQLGEGDNAAHMMADILEGFVDEVTPHGERAHIAGNSLGGWLSLELAARGAVASATALSPAGFWINSLDERRTVETFRSLRFVSRLLSPVRLEVLRNPVVRSAALAPFFSRPWRISPEDAAADAESLANNVTAERVAESDFTLSGPIDPSVPVTVQWGGLDLVLPVYQALRVRGVFPHARLVVMPFAGHVPMNDAPDAVISVLLEGSSAASTTEFQHATAA; translated from the coding sequence ATGGACCTGGCTTACCAGATCTACGGAGAAGGCCCAACTCTTGTTCTCGTGCACGGCGTTGTGCACCGGCAGCAGGCGTGGTCGCCGGTGATCGCCAAACTTGCCGAGCACCGCAGGGTAGTCACCGTCGACTTACCTGGGCATGGCCTGTCTCCGCAGCTCGGTGAGGGTGACAATGCCGCACACATGATGGCTGACATCCTGGAGGGCTTCGTTGATGAAGTAACGCCGCATGGCGAGCGGGCGCACATTGCGGGTAACTCGCTGGGCGGCTGGCTTTCACTTGAACTGGCCGCCCGGGGAGCCGTCGCATCGGCAACCGCGCTGTCGCCTGCGGGCTTTTGGATCAACTCGCTCGATGAGCGGCGCACGGTCGAAACCTTCCGGAGTCTGCGTTTTGTCTCGCGGCTACTCAGTCCAGTCCGCCTCGAGGTCCTGCGAAATCCGGTAGTGCGGAGCGCGGCACTTGCCCCATTCTTCAGCCGACCGTGGCGTATCAGCCCGGAAGACGCTGCGGCAGACGCGGAGTCGCTTGCAAATAATGTGACGGCTGAACGCGTCGCGGAATCAGACTTCACTCTGAGTGGCCCGATTGATCCTTCCGTCCCGGTTACCGTGCAATGGGGTGGGCTCGATCTGGTTCTTCCGGTCTATCAGGCATTGCGCGTGCGCGGTGTCTTTCCCCATGCTCGTCTGGTAGTGATGCCGTTCGCTGGCCACGTACCAATGAACGACGCCCCTGACGCCGTCATTTCGGTCCTTCTCGAGGGCAGCAGCGCCGCCTCTACAACAGAATTTCAGCACGCTACTGCAGCTTGA